A segment of the Candidatus Bathyarchaeota archaeon genome:
GCCTACAAGAGCATTAATAATATTAATGCAAATATCGTGGGAGCTAGCAATTTGGAGTTAAGGTTTGAGTATGCTTGATTTGACTTTTAATGCAAATATGATGGTACCTATTAGGCTCACTGCAGAGGCGACTTGAAAAGTGGTAACATAAGCAGCTGCTTGAGCTGCCCCTGTGCCGATCAAATAATCGGCAATTGGACCTCCTAGAAAGGTGCCGGCTATCCCAAATGATATGGAAGTGACTGCATTGTACTGCCCAAAGAGTCTCCCTCTACGCTCTTCAGGGATGAGGTCTGCCGCTAGCAAATACCCAACAACAGTCATAAGTGCCATGGAGACCCCGCTTAGACTGTTAATAACAATCATTTGTAAAGAATTTTGAGCAAACATGTAAAGAAGAGGAGTAATAACTGCCAACGCTAGCCCTAGACCTAGGGCTTTTTTTCTTCCAATCTTGTCTGCGAGAAGCCCAGCTAACAAACTAGCTATGATTGTTGCGATTGAAGCTGAATTACGAATCATCGCTACCTCAAAAGAGGAAGCTCCGATGGGCGAGTCAAGCCTAACGTAAAATATATAGACTTGCAGTATTGAGTAAACGCCTAATCCGA
Coding sequences within it:
- a CDS encoding MFS transporter encodes the protein SQERGKLMSVISSVGGVGRILGITVSGLLYDWGGEAGGFKNGILFFFASGIMLASAALIWFSTHSSEQIYKSRQSDKFFFKQNVALPNSYSPRAFYWFLASIFVVGLGVYSILQVYIFYVRLDSPIGASSFEVAMIRNSASIATIIASLLAGLLADKIGRKKALGLGLALAVITPLLYMFAQNSLQMIVINSLSGVSMALMTVVGYLLAADLIPEERRGRLFGQYNAVTSISFGIAGTFLGGPIADYLIGTGAAQAAAYVTTFQVASAVSLIGTIIFALKVKSSILKP